In the Syntrophorhabdaceae bacterium genome, one interval contains:
- a CDS encoding FAD-binding and (Fe-S)-binding domain-containing protein translates to MQKSKDRVSMDMRTLERDLKAIVGERVTTSEFERRFYAGDFVPIPNWVKTFFRTMPDAIVKPGTVEEVSGLLRYCFEKNIPVVPRGGGTSGLFGAVPKKGGVVLDLRGLSAVTEIDASANRVTVQAGLTWWELDRRLKEEGLTLKSYPSSARSATIGGWVMGSGLGIGSLLYGPVCDQLLSVEVVFADGTVETFSGEQELNQFCETEGTLGIVTAVSLAARKAPDAESHHLIYFHDMRNLSDFVYVLANSSVHPYAVEVFDHTYLTLVKASGYEVTEIGLGGGTVLVTCNGEEEQVKTGKKLIEKITALYHGEKREGADKEWEQRFNILRIKRAVPTIVPIGVHIPLDKMHQFYMDMQQLNKRTIGFLGHVVSGKDCMFILTLITDENNFIEHALSLHVPSEIFRLALSLGGRPGGGVGVWNAPYSKAILSQGRAEGMRRRKKELDPKGILNPGMWPDTSLVFKPGIYNIGMKIASYLDKVFPARITAAKDHGFRHGFETCVQCGYCMNYCPTRGEWMSSTPRGRILMTNEIRTNGSLDSAQVTHEYVKSIFECSLCGRCAVECSVSIDSPAMWVDLRSELVTKGIELDCLKAMTKMINETHNIAGKPNDQRTNWAKRVKLHSAIENTRSAGIVYFVGCVTSFYPMVQDIARSFIQILDTAGVNLVLLGGEEWCCGYPLISAGHKADAAMSMRHNIEAVNAIGAKTVVVTCPGCYRMWKTEYRHITGENLGIEVLHSTEFIVRLMEENRIILNALNDTTTYHDPCDLGRVSGIFDQPRAIIRSIPGLDFIELKDNGEYSNCCGSGGDLLVSNQDLSLGIAKRKVNEILFTGAKTVITACPSCVRSLTMAKTAKKAPLNVLDITQLVWKAMIK, encoded by the coding sequence GTGCAGAAGAGTAAGGATCGAGTATCGATGGATATGCGCACATTAGAAAGAGACCTTAAAGCGATTGTCGGTGAAAGGGTAACTACCAGTGAGTTTGAGCGCCGGTTCTATGCCGGCGACTTTGTTCCTATCCCCAATTGGGTAAAGACCTTTTTCAGGACCATGCCTGATGCAATAGTAAAGCCGGGGACCGTGGAAGAAGTGAGCGGTCTTTTGAGATACTGTTTTGAAAAGAATATACCCGTGGTGCCACGAGGAGGTGGTACTTCGGGTCTTTTTGGTGCTGTGCCTAAGAAAGGTGGTGTCGTACTGGACCTGCGGGGATTATCGGCAGTCACCGAAATTGATGCCTCTGCAAATCGTGTCACTGTCCAGGCGGGCCTCACCTGGTGGGAATTGGACCGGAGACTGAAAGAGGAGGGACTTACCCTCAAGAGCTACCCCTCCAGCGCACGCTCTGCCACAATCGGCGGCTGGGTGATGGGCAGCGGTCTCGGGATAGGGAGCCTGCTGTACGGTCCCGTATGTGACCAGCTTCTCTCTGTGGAGGTGGTCTTTGCCGATGGCACAGTGGAGACGTTTTCCGGGGAACAAGAGCTTAACCAGTTCTGTGAGACGGAAGGAACACTTGGTATTGTCACCGCTGTGTCGCTGGCCGCCAGAAAGGCCCCTGATGCTGAATCCCACCACCTTATCTATTTCCATGACATGAGGAATCTCTCTGACTTTGTCTATGTTCTCGCCAATTCGTCTGTTCATCCGTATGCTGTGGAGGTCTTTGACCACACGTATCTTACCCTCGTCAAAGCATCGGGATATGAGGTGACAGAGATCGGTCTGGGCGGGGGGACGGTATTAGTCACGTGTAACGGCGAAGAAGAACAGGTTAAAACGGGTAAAAAACTTATCGAGAAAATAACTGCCCTGTATCATGGCGAGAAAAGAGAAGGTGCAGACAAGGAATGGGAACAACGTTTTAATATACTCAGGATCAAAAGAGCTGTTCCCACAATTGTGCCCATCGGGGTACATATCCCATTAGATAAAATGCACCAGTTTTATATGGATATGCAACAACTAAACAAAAGAACAATAGGATTTTTGGGACATGTTGTATCCGGAAAAGATTGTATGTTTATACTTACGCTCATCACGGATGAAAATAATTTCATAGAGCATGCCCTTTCACTCCATGTACCGAGCGAGATCTTCAGGCTGGCCTTATCGCTGGGCGGCAGGCCGGGAGGGGGCGTGGGGGTCTGGAATGCCCCGTACAGTAAGGCAATACTGTCTCAGGGCCGGGCGGAAGGTATGCGGAGAAGAAAGAAAGAGCTTGATCCGAAAGGCATCTTGAATCCTGGTATGTGGCCCGATACGTCTTTGGTCTTCAAACCAGGTATCTACAATATAGGGATGAAGATTGCCTCTTACCTGGATAAGGTTTTTCCTGCACGCATCACAGCAGCAAAAGACCATGGATTCCGTCACGGTTTTGAGACCTGTGTACAGTGCGGATACTGTATGAATTATTGTCCCACAAGAGGAGAGTGGATGTCTTCGACCCCACGGGGCAGGATTCTCATGACCAATGAAATACGCACAAACGGGTCGCTGGATAGTGCACAAGTAACCCACGAATATGTAAAGAGCATCTTCGAGTGCAGCCTCTGTGGCAGGTGCGCAGTGGAGTGCAGCGTTTCTATAGATTCGCCGGCTATGTGGGTGGATTTGAGGAGTGAGCTTGTAACGAAAGGTATTGAACTTGACTGTTTAAAGGCAATGACAAAAATGATTAATGAGACGCACAATATCGCTGGGAAGCCGAACGATCAGAGGACAAACTGGGCTAAGAGGGTAAAGCTTCACTCAGCCATTGAGAACACAAGGAGCGCCGGGATTGTCTATTTTGTGGGGTGTGTCACATCTTTTTATCCGATGGTGCAGGATATTGCACGATCCTTTATACAGATTCTTGACACTGCAGGTGTTAATCTTGTCCTCCTTGGCGGTGAGGAGTGGTGCTGCGGGTATCCGTTGATCTCTGCCGGTCACAAAGCAGATGCGGCAATGTCCATGAGACATAACATCGAGGCTGTAAATGCTATTGGCGCAAAAACTGTGGTTGTGACCTGCCCGGGATGCTACCGGATGTGGAAAACCGAATACCGCCATATCACTGGTGAGAATCTTGGCATTGAGGTTTTACATTCCACAGAATTTATTGTAAGACTCATGGAAGAGAACCGGATTATTCTTAACGCATTGAACGATACCACTACGTATCATGACCCCTGTGATCTCGGAAGAGTGAGCGGGATATTTGATCAACCCCGTGCTATAATCAGAAGCATACCGGGTCTTGATTTTATTGAGCTCAAGGACAACGGGGAATATTCCAACTGCTGCGGCTCCGGTGGCGACCTGCTCGTCTCAAATCAGGACCTCTCCCTTGGTATTGCGAAACGTAAGGTTAATGAAATTTTGTTTACCGGGGCAAAGACAGTAATAACCGCATGCCCCTCCTGCGTGAGATCCCTCACAATGGCGAAAACAGCAAAGAAGGCACCACTCAATGTGTTGGATATCACCCAGCTTGTCTGGAAGGCAATGATAAAGTAG
- the lipA gene encoding lipoyl synthase, with translation MMHRRLPSWFTQKIPEPAAMHDMEKLLRKKGLHTVCESALCPNMGQCFARRTATFMILGDTCTRRCTFCAVKKGMPVAPDEEEPQRICEATRALGLRYVVITSVTRDDLADGGASQFAQTLKALHEEDRDIGVEVLIPDFCGSVESLKTVILAGPQVINHNVETVPRLYNKVRPQAECARSVRLLSTVKELDPNIVTKSGLMVGLGETKGEVIGVMKDLRKADCDLLTIGQYLQPSPNHHQIVYFVTPEEFGEYETIGLDLGFKAVASGPLVRSSYKAAELYKKVRFLYPLFHG, from the coding sequence ATGATGCACAGACGACTCCCATCCTGGTTTACTCAGAAGATACCTGAACCGGCAGCAATGCACGACATGGAGAAGCTCCTCAGAAAAAAGGGCCTGCATACCGTTTGCGAGAGTGCCCTCTGCCCGAATATGGGACAGTGTTTCGCAAGGAGAACGGCAACCTTTATGATCCTGGGGGATACCTGTACGAGACGCTGTACCTTCTGCGCCGTGAAGAAAGGAATGCCTGTCGCGCCGGATGAAGAAGAGCCCCAACGTATATGTGAAGCGACGAGAGCCCTGGGGCTCAGATATGTTGTTATTACCTCGGTAACAAGGGATGATCTTGCTGACGGCGGCGCCTCGCAGTTTGCACAAACGTTAAAGGCGCTTCATGAGGAAGACAGGGATATTGGCGTTGAAGTTCTCATCCCTGATTTTTGTGGTTCTGTTGAATCATTGAAAACAGTTATACTGGCCGGCCCTCAGGTAATCAACCATAATGTAGAAACAGTTCCCCGCCTCTACAATAAGGTGAGACCACAGGCAGAATGTGCCCGTTCTGTAAGGCTTCTCTCCACGGTGAAGGAATTAGACCCAAATATTGTCACCAAATCCGGATTGATGGTAGGTCTGGGAGAAACAAAAGGCGAAGTGATAGGGGTGATGAAAGATTTACGCAAAGCAGATTGTGACCTGCTTACGATCGGGCAATATCTGCAACCTTCCCCGAACCATCATCAAATAGTATATTTTGTGACGCCGGAGGAGTTCGGGGAATATGAAACGATAGGGCTGGATCTGGGCTTCAAGGCAGTGGCATCGGGTCCCCTGGTGAGAAGCTCATATAAGGCTGCAGAGCTCTATAAAAAAGTCAGGTTTTTATACCCTCTTTTTCATGGATAA
- the lipB gene encoding lipoyl(octanoyl) transferase LipB yields MSLVWELGLVEYGIAYNVQRRLHRQRLMEEIPDVLLLLEHPPTITIGKSGSIENVLVSREALSKEGVSLFFIDRGGDVTYHGPGQIVGYPIIDLKQRRKDIRRFVYDIEEVIIRTMKDFSIDAGRDESHPGVWVDGKELAAIGLAIRRWVSMHGFAINVNPNMEHFSLINPCGLNDREAISMSQLLGETLKTGAIKERLIAHFSGIFDAPVDLKTTIHT; encoded by the coding sequence ATGAGCCTTGTCTGGGAACTCGGATTAGTAGAGTACGGTATTGCCTATAATGTCCAGCGGAGACTTCACCGGCAGAGGTTAATGGAGGAGATCCCCGACGTGCTCCTCCTCCTGGAGCATCCCCCTACCATCACCATCGGTAAATCAGGCAGTATAGAGAATGTGCTTGTCTCCAGGGAGGCATTGTCGAAAGAGGGGGTCTCCCTTTTTTTCATAGACAGGGGCGGCGATGTGACCTACCATGGTCCCGGCCAAATCGTCGGTTACCCTATTATAGATCTGAAGCAAAGGAGGAAGGATATCCGCAGATTTGTCTATGATATTGAAGAAGTGATTATCCGGACGATGAAGGATTTTTCCATCGATGCCGGGCGGGATGAAAGTCATCCCGGAGTGTGGGTAGACGGGAAGGAACTCGCCGCAATCGGGCTTGCTATCCGGAGATGGGTCAGCATGCACGGGTTTGCAATCAATGTAAACCCTAACATGGAGCATTTTTCCCTTATTAATCCATGCGGCCTCAATGACAGGGAGGCGATTTCCATGTCCCAACTCCTTGGAGAGACATTGAAGACAGGTGCGATTAAAGAGCGGTTGATTGCACATTTTTCCGGGATCTTTGATGCCCCTGTGGATTTGAAAACAACCATTCATACCTGA
- the lpdA gene encoding dihydrolipoyl dehydrogenase, with the protein MEERDVVIIGGGPAGYAAAIRVSQLGGKATLVENETLGGTCLNRGCIPTRSLARAAELFDMGKDANDYGITYNDISIDFAKMMARKETVVKTLVAGVKLLLNANKVELVEGIGRFLSPSQIEVSLKDKTKKTLRARKVIMAAGSRCKDMPVQNGGTRVINTTQALSLAELPKSLLVVGGGFIGVTLATIFSKLGATASIVEESSRILPQIDSEIVAILEKELKSSRIRTYTDARIVGIKDDNGELHVDINGKGQPVTVSTQYVLMAEARESNIGELRLEKAGIQLNDKAGVVVNKKMETNISGILAAGDVTMEHMWTPVAYVEGITAADNAMGLNKEVDYSAVPYWISTVPEMSAVGMTEEEAIEKGYTVNVGRFPFAANGMATILGQRTGMVKIIVDERYHQILGVHIVGPGATDLIAGAALAIRLDVTPEDIGATLHAHPSLSEAIWEAARDVNGEAIHFLTQRR; encoded by the coding sequence ATGGAAGAAAGGGATGTGGTAATCATTGGAGGCGGCCCAGCAGGATATGCGGCAGCGATCAGGGTATCTCAACTTGGCGGCAAGGCCACACTTGTTGAAAACGAAACCCTGGGCGGTACCTGCCTGAACCGTGGGTGTATCCCCACCAGATCGCTAGCACGAGCAGCAGAGCTGTTTGATATGGGTAAAGATGCAAATGACTATGGGATAACCTATAATGACATATCAATCGATTTTGCAAAGATGATGGCGCGAAAGGAGACCGTGGTCAAAACCCTTGTGGCCGGCGTGAAGCTCCTTCTCAACGCCAACAAGGTTGAACTTGTCGAAGGGATCGGGAGATTCCTTTCGCCGTCGCAAATAGAGGTATCCCTGAAAGATAAAACAAAGAAAACGCTCAGGGCGCGGAAGGTCATTATGGCCGCCGGCTCCCGGTGCAAGGACATGCCTGTTCAGAACGGAGGGACACGGGTCATCAATACGACGCAGGCGCTCAGCCTTGCTGAATTGCCCAAGTCCCTGCTGGTTGTAGGCGGTGGGTTTATCGGCGTTACCCTTGCCACAATCTTCTCAAAACTGGGCGCAACGGCAAGTATTGTGGAAGAATCATCCCGCATACTCCCACAGATTGACAGCGAGATCGTCGCTATCCTTGAAAAAGAACTCAAGAGCAGCAGGATCAGGACTTATACGGATGCCCGTATAGTAGGTATAAAAGATGATAACGGTGAGCTGCATGTTGATATTAACGGGAAGGGGCAGCCGGTTACCGTCTCTACACAGTACGTTCTCATGGCGGAGGCAAGGGAATCAAACATTGGTGAACTCCGCTTGGAAAAGGCAGGCATTCAGCTCAATGACAAGGCAGGCGTTGTCGTAAACAAAAAGATGGAGACAAACATCTCCGGCATACTTGCGGCAGGCGATGTGACGATGGAGCATATGTGGACGCCGGTTGCCTACGTGGAAGGAATCACCGCCGCGGATAATGCCATGGGGCTGAACAAAGAGGTTGATTACAGTGCAGTGCCTTACTGGATCAGCACAGTTCCCGAGATGTCTGCCGTAGGTATGACAGAGGAGGAGGCGATCGAGAAGGGATACACGGTAAATGTCGGGAGGTTCCCTTTTGCTGCAAACGGGATGGCGACGATACTCGGGCAAAGGACGGGAATGGTGAAGATCATAGTAGATGAACGGTACCATCAGATACTCGGTGTCCATATCGTAGGCCCCGGTGCGACCGATCTTATTGCCGGAGCTGCGCTTGCCATACGGCTCGACGTGACCCCCGAGGACATCGGCGCAACACTCCATGCCCACCCCTCACTTTCAGAGGCTATATGGGAGGCAGCGAGGGATGTAAACGGTGAAGCAATCCACTTTCTTACACAACGTCGTTAG
- a CDS encoding dihydrolipoamide acetyltransferase family protein, with translation MAVQIVIPKLGMTVDDVNLVEWKVKEECHVEKGSVVLVIETQKTEWNIEAEEAGLLHILVAEGNKAKVGSIVGLIAGTKEEYEGLRKELSENTNAAPSETVRSRGETQPAGAASDRPEDRIRITPVARKMAEEHMIDITIIQGTGPGGRITREDIQKAIEERKEVAPPPEEIIPEIFQGKKVRETIPLRGMRKSIAEHMHRSLATAAQMTIMGEFDMTEMVNFRESLVRQESTIGVRISYIDILVFVIVKALKNHRDINCSLIENELKIWEDTNIGVAVAIGIEGLIVPVVKNADRKSLIEISRAVKLQMEKAQTGKLTPDDVTGGTFTLTSLGKGGVSYFQTPIINQPESAILATGPIKDRPVVENGKIVIAPIMPYSLTFDHRAINGFGAEQFLGTLQRLLKTPSLLLL, from the coding sequence ATGGCAGTACAGATAGTGATACCAAAACTTGGTATGACCGTGGATGATGTGAATCTCGTGGAATGGAAGGTGAAAGAAGAGTGCCATGTTGAGAAAGGTTCCGTCGTCCTTGTCATCGAGACCCAGAAGACGGAGTGGAACATTGAGGCTGAAGAAGCGGGCCTTCTCCATATCCTTGTAGCAGAAGGGAATAAGGCAAAGGTGGGCAGTATAGTTGGACTCATTGCGGGAACGAAGGAAGAGTATGAAGGTCTCCGGAAAGAGCTGTCCGAAAATACAAATGCTGCCCCTTCGGAAACGGTCAGGTCCCGGGGCGAAACACAGCCTGCCGGGGCTGCCTCTGACAGACCGGAAGATCGAATCAGAATTACCCCTGTAGCCCGCAAGATGGCAGAGGAACATATGATTGATATAACGATAATACAGGGAACGGGTCCCGGAGGAAGGATTACCAGGGAGGATATCCAGAAGGCAATAGAGGAACGGAAAGAGGTGGCACCTCCTCCTGAAGAGATAATACCGGAAATCTTCCAGGGCAAAAAGGTAAGGGAAACGATACCCCTCAGGGGAATGAGAAAGTCGATCGCCGAGCATATGCACAGGAGCCTTGCCACGGCCGCCCAGATGACGATCATGGGTGAATTTGACATGACAGAGATGGTGAATTTCAGGGAATCCTTAGTGAGGCAGGAGAGTACCATCGGGGTGAGAATCAGCTATATTGATATCCTGGTTTTTGTGATAGTAAAGGCACTCAAGAATCACCGTGATATAAATTGTAGCTTGATCGAGAATGAACTGAAAATATGGGAAGATACAAATATTGGAGTTGCTGTTGCCATTGGAATTGAGGGGTTGATCGTGCCCGTAGTAAAAAACGCTGACCGGAAATCTCTCATTGAGATATCGCGGGCAGTGAAGCTGCAAATGGAGAAGGCACAAACAGGAAAGCTTACGCCCGACGATGTTACGGGTGGAACTTTTACACTCACCAGTCTGGGGAAAGGAGGTGTGAGCTACTTTCAAACCCCCATCATCAATCAGCCGGAATCCGCAATACTGGCGACAGGGCCGATCAAAGACAGACCGGTTGTAGAAAATGGGAAGATTGTCATTGCCCCGATCATGCCATACAGTCTTACCTTTGATCACAGGGCGATTAATGGTTTTGGAGCGGAACAATTTTTAGGGACATTGCAGAGGCTCCTGAAGACACCGAGTCTTCTTTTACTTTAA
- the gcvH gene encoding glycine cleavage system protein GcvH, giving the protein MKGDEMCPDELRYNEEHTWLLIEGMRKGRVGITHYAQEQLKDVVFIELPEVGAEVVHMEPFGVIESVKATNDLFSPVSGVVIKVNDMLKDDPGIVNQDPYGQGWMIVVELTNPAELGSLMSAEAYGALVEK; this is encoded by the coding sequence TTGAAAGGAGACGAGATGTGTCCTGATGAGCTCAGGTACAACGAAGAGCATACTTGGCTTCTCATCGAAGGAATGCGCAAAGGACGGGTTGGCATAACCCACTATGCACAGGAACAGTTGAAGGATGTAGTCTTTATAGAACTTCCCGAAGTAGGCGCCGAAGTGGTCCACATGGAGCCTTTCGGGGTGATTGAGTCTGTTAAGGCAACAAATGACCTTTTTAGTCCTGTGAGCGGTGTGGTAATCAAGGTAAACGATATGCTAAAGGATGACCCCGGTATCGTCAATCAGGACCCTTACGGGCAAGGCTGGATGATCGTCGTTGAGTTGACGAACCCTGCCGAGCTTGGCTCCCTCATGTCAGCAGAAGCGTACGGGGCGCTTGTTGAAAAGTAA
- a CDS encoding alpha-ketoacid dehydrogenase subunit beta, with product MGRTITFLQALNEAMTEEMRRDPKVFVLGEDVRISPFGQTAGLVKEFGPDRVLNTPIAESAITGVAMGVAMYGYRPILEIMFCDFAMLAMDQLCNQLGQWRYVTGNQYSIPITIRTNVGGGVRAGYGHSQCLESQFIQAPGLILVEPSTPYDAKGLLKSAIRSNDPVIFFEHKRLILGGISGEVPEEDYTIPFGEAAVCRSGKDATVVALGFMVHEALGAAQDLFAEGINVEVVDLRTIVPLDKAAIFKSVEKTGRLITVEEGRIRGGIGAEIAAMACGEYFDLLDAPVQRVAAPMVPIAGSPILEDMYLPNKDSIIQAVKRTL from the coding sequence ATGGGGAGGACAATCACGTTCTTACAGGCATTGAATGAAGCTATGACAGAAGAGATGAGGCGCGACCCCAAAGTCTTTGTCCTGGGTGAAGATGTGCGGATTTCGCCTTTTGGACAGACCGCGGGGCTGGTAAAAGAATTCGGCCCAGACAGGGTACTCAACACCCCCATAGCCGAGAGCGCAATTACAGGCGTTGCAATGGGAGTTGCCATGTACGGTTATCGACCGATTTTGGAAATCATGTTTTGCGATTTTGCAATGCTTGCGATGGATCAATTATGTAACCAGCTTGGTCAGTGGCGGTACGTGACAGGCAACCAGTATTCAATTCCTATAACTATACGAACTAATGTTGGAGGTGGAGTCCGGGCAGGGTACGGTCACTCGCAGTGTCTCGAGTCACAGTTCATCCAAGCACCCGGTCTTATTCTTGTGGAGCCCTCTACGCCCTATGATGCGAAAGGTCTTTTGAAATCAGCCATTCGCAGCAATGATCCAGTAATTTTCTTTGAACATAAAAGGCTTATCCTTGGTGGAATATCGGGGGAGGTGCCCGAGGAAGACTACACAATTCCCTTTGGGGAAGCGGCGGTCTGCAGATCTGGTAAAGACGCAACAGTCGTTGCTTTAGGATTCATGGTACACGAGGCATTAGGGGCGGCACAGGACCTTTTTGCGGAGGGTATCAATGTGGAGGTCGTTGACCTGAGAACAATAGTGCCTCTCGATAAGGCAGCAATATTCAAATCAGTAGAAAAGACTGGTCGACTTATCACCGTCGAAGAAGGACGGATAAGAGGTGGCATCGGAGCAGAAATCGCGGCGATGGCGTGCGGAGAGTATTTCGATCTGCTTGATGCACCTGTCCAGAGGGTTGCAGCCCCCATGGTCCCTATCGCGGGAAGCCCTATCTTAGAGGATATGTACCTGCCCAATAAGGATTCGATCATTCAGGCGGTGAAACGGACACTTTAA
- a CDS encoding thiamine pyrophosphate-dependent dehydrogenase E1 component subunit alpha — protein sequence MELPNEKLIEVYKKMLLVRTMEEKWAQLLAGGKIHLHAHLGTGQEAVSIGVTAPLSKDDILFGTHRGVGEYIGKGMRPRDIWAEYLGKRTGLCKGKGTLHLADRTQNIPGLVASLGSDFPIAVGTALASKMQNKNCVTMYFVGEGTCNQSDAHPSMCMAALWQLPIVFAVCTNQFCEMSYMSEHCPTEDIAPRAAGYGIPYEIVDGQDIETTYKATEKAVKHARDGKGPYLVEYKTFRMGAHFIGERAEYVKREDLEKWAKRDPIDLCRKKLLEKKVITSAQDNKLWAEVREEVDMAVETALSDPDPTTEDFITDIYEQKGVL from the coding sequence GTGGAATTGCCGAATGAAAAACTTATAGAAGTATACAAGAAGATGCTACTTGTTCGGACTATGGAGGAAAAGTGGGCCCAGCTTTTGGCGGGAGGGAAAATACATCTCCATGCACACTTGGGTACTGGCCAGGAAGCGGTATCCATAGGGGTGACCGCGCCGTTATCTAAGGATGATATTCTTTTTGGAACGCACCGGGGTGTTGGGGAGTATATCGGTAAAGGGATGAGACCGAGAGATATTTGGGCGGAATATTTAGGCAAGAGGACAGGTCTGTGCAAAGGCAAGGGAACCCTGCATCTTGCCGACCGAACTCAGAATATTCCTGGTTTGGTTGCAAGTTTGGGGTCTGATTTCCCCATTGCCGTGGGAACGGCCCTTGCTTCTAAGATGCAAAACAAGAATTGTGTAACCATGTACTTTGTCGGAGAAGGCACTTGCAACCAGTCCGATGCCCATCCATCGATGTGCATGGCTGCTCTTTGGCAGCTCCCCATTGTTTTTGCAGTGTGTACAAATCAATTCTGCGAGATGTCCTACATGAGTGAACATTGTCCGACGGAAGACATTGCCCCCAGGGCAGCAGGGTATGGCATCCCTTATGAGATCGTAGACGGGCAGGACATAGAAACGACCTATAAGGCGACAGAGAAGGCGGTAAAACATGCAAGGGACGGAAAAGGACCCTATCTCGTGGAATACAAAACCTTCCGCATGGGTGCTCATTTCATAGGGGAACGTGCTGAATACGTCAAACGAGAAGACCTTGAGAAATGGGCCAAGAGAGACCCTATTGATCTGTGCCGGAAGAAGCTCCTCGAGAAAAAGGTCATAACCTCCGCACAGGATAACAAGCTCTGGGCAGAGGTCCGGGAGGAGGTCGATATGGCCGTAGAAACAGCATTGTCCGACCCCGATCCCACAACAGAGGATTTTATAACCGACATCTACGAACAGAAGGGAGTGCTCTAA
- a CDS encoding helix-turn-helix transcriptional regulator, with translation MTNIKNITIIENLSRTALECSDTDEFRKEILRFLSGWFGCEQGIFLLARPNCPDRFNLNSVVKLNIVEKYWRNFREKYYKFSPFLKALPFAKTVMTVDDLIPYKAYENLEYYNETLKPQSIHHELAVQFRSGKILLGGLALYRSKNERNFSSTEKSKMEQAAFYLSTALERFILFDKVCKVQEIINSICTDLPYKGLIALDDRLEPIYMNDEARQLVSSLDTDEDNWQNYFISLPNNPNRQCIKPVKANGRGGDAGIKNNDSTAEKNAVEMAPFQLRVVRTSRGSEISVILLGQNESKPNACKKLAELGLTKREIEVVFLVSEGLKNSEIGQKLFISEYTVENHLRSIYEKLSVKNRTSLACELSRITRTDH, from the coding sequence ATGACAAATATAAAAAATATCACCATTATTGAAAACCTATCTCGAACCGCACTTGAATGTTCCGACACAGACGAATTTCGCAAAGAGATACTTAGGTTTTTATCAGGCTGGTTTGGTTGTGAACAGGGCATCTTCCTTTTGGCCAGGCCGAATTGCCCGGACAGATTCAATCTGAACAGCGTTGTTAAACTAAACATAGTTGAAAAATATTGGAGAAACTTTCGAGAAAAATACTATAAATTCAGTCCATTTTTAAAGGCTTTACCGTTTGCCAAGACGGTTATGACTGTTGATGATTTGATACCCTATAAGGCTTATGAAAACCTTGAATACTATAATGAGACCTTAAAACCTCAGTCTATTCACCACGAGCTGGCTGTGCAGTTCAGGTCGGGAAAGATTTTGCTCGGAGGTTTGGCGCTGTATCGGTCCAAGAATGAGCGTAATTTTTCATCTACCGAAAAGAGCAAAATGGAGCAGGCAGCATTCTATCTATCGACAGCGTTGGAAAGGTTTATTCTCTTTGACAAGGTCTGTAAGGTCCAGGAAATCATAAACTCAATCTGCACAGATCTGCCATATAAGGGCTTAATAGCTCTTGATGATCGCTTAGAACCCATTTATATGAATGATGAGGCAAGGCAACTGGTATCTTCTTTGGATACGGATGAAGACAACTGGCAGAATTATTTTATTTCTCTGCCAAATAACCCCAATAGACAATGCATCAAGCCCGTAAAAGCAAACGGGCGAGGCGGAGATGCTGGAATAAAGAATAACGATAGTACTGCTGAAAAGAACGCTGTGGAGATGGCTCCTTTCCAGCTTCGTGTTGTGAGGACTTCAAGGGGCAGCGAGATCTCCGTTATTCTTCTTGGTCAGAACGAATCCAAACCGAATGCCTGCAAGAAACTGGCAGAATTGGGGCTTACGAAACGCGAAATTGAGGTCGTTTTTCTCGTCAGCGAGGGATTGAAGAACAGCGAAATTGGACAAAAACTATTTATCAGCGAATATACGGTCGAAAATCATTTGAGGTCCATATATGAGAAGCTAAGCGTAAAGAACCGTACTAGCCTAGCCTGCGAACTAAGTCGAATAACGAGAACGGACCACTGA